The genome window tatatgtgcatgtgtgtgtgtgtgtgtgtgtgtgtgtgtgtgtgtgtgtgtgtgtgtgcgtgcgtgcgtgtgtgtgtgtgtgtgtgtgtgtgtgtgtgtggttacctgtgcgtttgtgtgtgtgtgtctgcgtgtgtgtgattgtgcgtgtatttgtgattATGCGTGTTTGAGTGATTATGCCTCTGTGTATAGTtgtgccaccccctcccccccaagctgACCTGGAAGGTCACCATCTTCTTCTGCAGTTCCCTGGGCACTTGGGCGTAGTTCCTCAGAGCGGCGGCGGTGGTCGACACCTTGCGGGAGCCCGGGGTCACCTGCGGAGAAGGGACAAGCTCAGGCGAGGACACCGGATAGATGAGGGATATtctggattcacacacacacacaggggcacacacacacacacacacacacacacacacacacacacacaggggcacacaaacacacacgcgcacacacacacacacacacacacacacaaacacacataaacacacacacacacacacacagaggtacacacacataaacacacacacacacacacacacacgcacacacacaaatgcacacacacacacacacacataaatgcacacacacacacacacacacacacagaggcacacacacacacacacacagaggcaaacacacacacacacacacacacacacagcggcacacacacataaacacacacacacacacacacacacacacacacacacacacacacacataggcacacacacataaacaaacacacactcacacacacagaggcacacacacataaacacacacacacacacatatcgacacCCACTAACATAGCTCAGAGGTGCCCAGCGTGGGGCATGCGTACCCAACGTTTCCCCTGAACCCGCCGCGTGCCCACATGACACCGATTGTGTTCTCATTTAAATTTATTTAATGGATTTATTAACTACATTTCGGGATCTTGTTAGTTTTGCAAGAACcagtaataatatcaaatgaAATGCTGCACATTACTAAACTTTTAAAAGTATAGAACGAATTGATATTACAGTTGATGCTGCAGAGCTTCAGGAGTACGTGACTgactgaacagagagagagagagagagagagaggcgggggggggggggggggggggacggggggagagagagagagagagagagagagagagagaggagagagagagagagagagagagagagagagagagagagagagagagagagagagagagatgcatgcatgtatgcatatatacatacagacatagaaatgtacatacatacatatacataatatatatatatatatatatatatatatatatatatttatatacacatgtatgtatatatatatatatatatatatatatatatatatatatatacacatatatatatatacacacacacacacatatctacacacacacacacacacacacacacacgcacacacataatcacacacacataaccacacacacacaaacacatacatatatatgcatatatgcatatatatatatatatatatatatatatatatatatatattttatgaatatatatatatatatttatattcatattcatatacatatatatatatatatatatatatatatatatatatatatatacatacatacacatacacatatatatacatatacacacatttatatttatatacatgtatatatatatatatatatatatatatatatattaaatacatatatatacatatatacatacgcatttatatttatatacatgtttatatatatctatatctatctatctatctctctctttatatatacatatacatatgtatgtatgtgtatgtatgggtgaatatgtctttttatctctctcgctttgtatGTAGGCCTACATATTTTTGTACGTCTATACTTGTATGTAGCTTCTACTGgctgaatatataatataaaacttaAAGcacatatatcataaaaaaataaaaataaaaacaaaatcgagACGATGTATATTATGTTTCCCTGCGTAATTAAGTCCCTTTACGGTGAAAACTCAAGGACAAACTATGATAGATTACTATCGACAATAAACATACTAATATGCATTACACCAGGCTTGTTTTGAACTTGCTTACCTGTGAACAGCATATTTGCAGATAACCCTATACACTGACGTTAGATATGCTAAGTCTGAGTCGGAAACAGATGCACATTTCTCAAAGCAAAGTAACAAGAGGTGCCTGCTTGCGGCGCCCCAGTGATAAGCATTCCTGCCGGCTTTTTATAGCCCAAAATAACTGTTCTCTTCTGTCTATCAACTTGAGATTAATCTATGACCTAATCCTTCTTATAAATCATCTCAcaggtgaaggaaaagaaggaaaggagaatcgGAAAGGCAGCTGTGTGCCTGATTTTGCCTTGCGGtaggagaggaggcggaagagcgAGCGGCCGTGAGCTCGCGTCTGCCTCAAAGCCCAGAAACTCTCGAAAGTTCCTCTTACCTTCTCTATTTGCAACAGGCGCAGGCCGAGGCGAGAGGCGTTGCCCAGCATCTTCGAGCCGCTGGAGAACGAGAggcacaagaagaaaaggaaatgtgggaaaagaagataattactctcgctctctctgtgccCGCCCCAGAACTCGCGAGTGcccgtgtgcctgtgcgtgtggtgtgtttgCGACGCGAATTCCTCACGTAAGCAAGTTTTCCTTCGGTCTTGGCAGTACTGCAAGGCGTTCAAACCCAGGCGAGCAGGGGGGGTGCTAGGTGCTTAGCTGGAAGCTgctagttagagagagagagagagagagagagagagagagagagagagagagagagagagagagagagagagagagagagagagagagagagagagagaaggagagagagagagagactggggatggaggaaaaaatagaaaatcagtAAGTATCTCACTGTATGCATACaaacgtgtatgaatatatatatatacatatatatatatacatatatatgtttatatatgcacacacacacacacacacacacacacacacacacacacacacacacacacacacacacacacacaaacacacacacacacacacacgcacacacacacatatatatgtatgtatgtatgtatgtatatattgttatgcatatatatagagacacccacacacacacaaacacacacacacacacacacacacacacacatatatatatatatatatatatatgtatatatatacacacacacacataaatacatacgtatatatatatatatatatatatatatatacacatacatacatacatataaactaaaaggagaaagaaaaacaatgaaaatttgACCTCGAAATCCTTTTCCATAGGCCTACATTATATttcaaatgttattattagtttcaaaCTTTCGTTATCGCTGTTCGAGTAAAGACTTTTATCCGTTATATGATCACTGTTTTATTTCTCGGGTagctataaacaaataaataatattttttttttctggtaatcgaatgcaatgatgatgaataatgatgctTACGATAATGTTGtttaaataaagatattgataacaataatataaatgataatgacaatgccgaTGGAAACGGACGCGGCAAGAAGCAACTAGTGccaataataaaatgttaaaaaaagcTAGATCTTGTTATTCCTTCCCCGGCATCACTAGATTCTCCTAATAAAGCCATCAGTATTGATTCAACGGCAGGAGTGATCCGTCATGTTGCATCCTCTTTCTCTGTGCAACGTTCCAACAATGCAACTCCGCCTTATCAATTTGCGTTGATAAGAGGCCACGtcatctctctttgtttcattgtattctctttctctttcccttccgatctgtctttcttttcttcttctttatatttcattCTGGTCTATCCGTTGTATTCTGTTTTCGTTAGTTGACTGCGTGACCTCGTGCGAGAATCATGGAGTCAATATTATCGATCATACACGCGCTCGCTCATAAGTAGCTGTTTTTGAACGTTGGCGGGTTGGCCTTGCGCTAGAGTGTAGCGGCTTCAGCGGAGGGCGATTGGCAACGCTTCGCAAAGCTAGCGGTGCTGCCCTCTGTCGCCAGCCGCTTCAAGGACGCCTCTCGCGCCTCCATAGACCGCGGATTGCAGTATTtccatcattttcctccctcctttggtACGGGAAACGGGCTGACAATATGAGTCGATGAAGCCATAATACTTAAAGATGCTTATGATAAGCATAAATAATGCGGGAAACtatgttctgtttattttatttgcgaAGCATTTTAGAGAAGCTTGTGTGATGCACAGAGACGAGGTACATTGacttgatactattattaattcGTGTTAATACAGCATGGCTTGATCTGCAATGTATGCACGTTGCAAGCTTGGCGCCGGATGTGGCTGGACCGCCTTTGATTAGTCTTGCTGTATGCATTGATATCCATCCCCTTTTTAAATACAATTAAAaccgaaaacagaagaaaaaagtatCAAAATATTGACCAAATGTTAAGCAAAGAGCGCGAGATAACGAGCGTTTTAAGGGGATACTTTGTTATTCCGGAAACGTGAAGGAAAATgcaaaggtaagggaagggagacgaaagggaggggaggaaatgacagaaggagagcgaggggagatggagatgaaccTGGGGTGAAAAACGGAGGGGatgtaagaggggaaaggggagcgaaGAAGGGGAAATAAGGGTTGGGAGACCGGGaaagttatcattaaaattaaggggacggggagggtgggagtgagggggggggggtggatcagAAGATgcggcgggtgggggagggggagagggagggggaggagaaggggagaggaccaGAGAGAAGcaggggagaaagtggaagaaggaggagaaaggaaagagaactgtgataggaaggagagagaagcaatggaaaagaagagagaaccgAAGAGGTGATGGAAGCGAAGCGAgtagaagagggaatagaagaaggaaaagggaataagagagaaccaggaggcagaagggaaagaaattaagtgggagatggaagagaatggaggagggagaagagaacagaggaggagagaacaaggggagagaaaggaaaaggagagaacttATAGCTGAGTgacaggtgagaggagagagaaccagGGAAGATAACTGTGGGGTGCAGAGCGGACGCAGGAAACACTGGGGAGAATGAAGTCCGCTTTCACCCCAACCCTCTCTagttctctatttttccctctctttccctctcctctcccctcttctctcattctctctctctctcactctctctctctctttctctctctctctctctctctttctctctctctctctctctctctctctcgctctctctctctttctctttttctctctctatttctctctctctctctctctctctctctctctctctctctctctctctctctcttctcctcctcccctcttctctctcttcccctccgcttctttttctccctcttcctctccccttccactgcGTTTATCTTCCTTTGGCTTTTTCGTTCTCTCCCCTACTGTtcctgctccttccctctcctcctctcctcctcctcctcctcctcctcgtcgtcccctcttcctttcttcctttatcctttatccctctccctctttccccttcccttcctctc of Penaeus chinensis breed Huanghai No. 1 chromosome 37, ASM1920278v2, whole genome shotgun sequence contains these proteins:
- the LOC125045512 gene encoding cytochrome c oxidase subunit 7A2, mitochondrial-like; the encoded protein is MLGNASRLGLRLLQIEKVTPGSRKVSTTAAALRNYAQVPRELQKKMVTFQVDNGLPVHVRGGVFDKVLLAFTYVVCGLGLFDCARVYYVLSYPAKEK